One region of bacterium genomic DNA includes:
- the murJ gene encoding murein biosynthesis integral membrane protein MurJ, translated as MSLARKAGAFSIATLISRILGLIREMVLAKYFSVFATDAFFAAFRIPNLLRDLFAEGALSAAFVPTFTDYSQNKGKEEAWRLANIVLNLLTIILSLLTLIILFGARYLVYALASGFREIPGKIDLTVQLTQVMAPFLLVVALAAAVMGILNTQGRFFLPAVAPAFFNVASILAGIFLAPQMKRFGVEPIVAMAIGSLAGGALQLYVQLPSLYRCGYKYQSVIQWNHPGVQRIFGLMIPAMFGLAATQINILIDNQLASYLGDGPVSWLNYAFRLMQLPIGIFAVAIATVNLTTVSRKIASNDLEGVKSDLSDAIKLAAFLDIPATMGLIFLRYPIVQVLYERGRFLPEYTIFTGDAVLFYSLGLFTYSLVKIFTPVFYALNDTKTPVKYAAYVIGAKVIVNLALIKQLGFLGLALGTSVASLINAFLLFRALEKRIGHFADRRLYLSILKITVAALIMGAGAWALHLWMSEIFGADNLMERATALAISIFGALGILFVSSHLLKIEQATEMLNFVRKRLP; from the coding sequence ATGTCGCTTGCTAGAAAGGCTGGAGCATTCTCGATTGCGACCCTGATCAGCCGGATTCTCGGATTGATCCGTGAAATGGTGCTGGCCAAATATTTTTCGGTGTTTGCGACGGATGCATTTTTTGCGGCGTTCCGGATTCCCAATTTGTTGCGGGACCTGTTTGCAGAAGGGGCGTTAAGCGCGGCTTTTGTTCCGACTTTTACCGACTATTCACAGAACAAAGGCAAAGAGGAAGCGTGGCGGCTCGCAAATATCGTCCTGAATTTATTAACAATCATTCTCAGTCTACTGACTCTGATCATCCTTTTTGGAGCGCGATATCTGGTTTATGCCCTGGCGTCAGGCTTCCGCGAAATTCCGGGAAAAATTGATCTGACAGTCCAGCTCACGCAAGTGATGGCTCCGTTCCTTCTGGTGGTCGCGCTTGCGGCTGCAGTGATGGGGATCCTGAACACACAGGGTCGTTTCTTTCTTCCTGCTGTTGCGCCCGCATTCTTCAACGTCGCCAGCATACTCGCAGGGATTTTTCTTGCGCCTCAAATGAAACGCTTCGGCGTAGAACCGATTGTCGCCATGGCAATCGGCAGTCTGGCAGGAGGCGCGCTGCAGCTATACGTTCAGCTTCCTTCCCTTTACCGCTGTGGCTACAAGTACCAGAGCGTCATTCAGTGGAATCATCCCGGCGTTCAACGAATTTTCGGCCTGATGATTCCGGCGATGTTCGGACTGGCCGCAACCCAGATCAACATTCTAATCGACAATCAGCTCGCATCTTATCTTGGCGATGGCCCGGTGTCCTGGCTGAACTATGCTTTCCGGCTTATGCAGCTGCCGATCGGAATTTTTGCGGTCGCCATCGCAACGGTGAATCTGACAACGGTTTCACGAAAAATTGCTTCTAATGATTTAGAAGGAGTGAAATCGGATTTAAGCGATGCGATCAAACTTGCAGCATTCCTGGATATTCCCGCAACAATGGGTCTTATCTTTCTTCGTTATCCGATTGTTCAGGTTCTCTACGAACGCGGACGGTTTCTTCCGGAGTACACCATTTTTACCGGGGATGCCGTCCTTTTTTATTCACTCGGACTCTTCACGTACTCTCTGGTCAAAATTTTTACTCCCGTTTTCTATGCGTTGAACGATACGAAAACGCCCGTGAAATATGCGGCCTATGTGATCGGCGCAAAAGTCATCGTGAATCTCGCTTTGATTAAACAGCTCGGCTTCCTGGGGCTGGCGCTTGGAACGTCTGTTGCTTCCCTGATCAATGCTTTCCTTCTATTCCGGGCGCTCGAAAAGAGAATCGGGCATTTTGCGGACCGGCGCCTTTATCTGTCGATCCTCAAGATTACGGTGGCAGCCCTGATCATGGGCGCCGGCGCGTGGGCGTTGCATCTCTGGATGTCTGAAATTTTCGGCGCAGACAACCTGATGGAGCGCGCGACGGCCCTTGCCATCAGTATATTCGGAGCTCTCGGGATTCTGTTCGTCTCCAGTCACTTGTTGAAAATCGAACAAGCTACAGAGATGTTGAATTTTGTGCGAAAACGTCTCCCGTAA